A section of the Deinococcus multiflagellatus genome encodes:
- a CDS encoding response regulator: MIRVLLVDDHALFRQGLRSLLESEGMRVIGEAANGREAIRYAADTHPDVILMDIQMPDLDGVKATQSILEIDPQARVIMITMYRQDRYVFEAVKAGARGYVLKDADAATLLDVIRRVAAGEALLDPDMAQNVLDDFRDKREELPSEKHADLNERETMILKLLAQGFSNQDIALRLDISEKTVRNRLSEIFTKLQLNNRTQAALYAIREGIANLE, from the coding sequence ATGATTCGCGTTCTGCTCGTGGATGACCACGCGCTGTTCCGTCAGGGACTGCGCAGCCTGCTCGAAAGCGAGGGCATGCGCGTGATTGGCGAAGCCGCCAACGGCCGCGAGGCCATCCGCTACGCCGCCGACACCCACCCCGACGTGATCCTGATGGACATCCAGATGCCTGATCTGGACGGCGTCAAAGCCACCCAGAGCATCCTGGAGATTGACCCGCAGGCCCGGGTGATCATGATCACCATGTACCGGCAGGATCGCTACGTGTTTGAGGCGGTCAAGGCCGGCGCGCGCGGCTACGTGCTCAAGGACGCCGACGCCGCCACCCTCCTGGACGTCATCCGCCGGGTGGCGGCCGGCGAGGCGCTGCTGGACCCGGACATGGCCCAGAACGTTCTGGACGATTTCCGCGACAAGCGCGAAGAACTGCCCAGCGAAAAGCACGCCGACCTGAACGAGCGCGAAACCATGATCCTCAAGCTGCTGGCCCAGGGCTTTTCCAACCAGGACATCGCCCTGCGCCTGGACATCAGCGAGAAGACGGTGCGCAACCGCCTCTCGGAGATCTTTACCAAGCTGCAGCTGAACAACCGCACCCAGGCGGCGCTGTACGCCATTCGCGAGGGCATTGCCAACCTTGAGTAA
- a CDS encoding serine hydrolase — translation MAGRVAEALVQGGLPAFQERLIGAGFPGQVGLRICTLDGTELVAWHADEVFPAASTIKVPLLILALQQAQAGRLPLHGRVTMSADDRAGGAGVLHELAPGLALTWQDVLTLMIVVSDNTATNMVIEALGVDTVNAWLTAQGLTGTRLVGKLQRPPHLQNGAQRRGERNATTARDQTEVLRALTAGEWLDPEHTALALDILARQQYRDIIGRRVPRDDQGELRYRVASKSGELLGVRHDVGLLWTPRPLVVALLSRSGADPREHPENRDVVALADALWPLLAELGQAGQEGDI, via the coding sequence GTGGCTGGACGAGTAGCAGAGGCGCTGGTGCAGGGCGGTCTGCCCGCGTTTCAGGAACGCTTGATCGGCGCAGGTTTTCCGGGTCAGGTGGGGCTGCGCATCTGCACCCTGGACGGCACAGAACTGGTGGCCTGGCACGCCGACGAGGTGTTCCCGGCCGCCAGCACCATTAAGGTGCCGCTGCTGATCCTGGCGCTGCAGCAGGCCCAGGCGGGGCGCCTGCCGCTGCACGGGCGCGTGACCATGAGTGCCGACGACCGCGCCGGGGGCGCTGGGGTGCTGCACGAACTGGCCCCGGGCCTCGCGCTGACGTGGCAGGACGTCCTGACCCTGATGATCGTGGTGAGCGACAACACCGCCACGAACATGGTCATTGAGGCCCTGGGCGTGGACACCGTGAACGCTTGGTTGACTGCGCAGGGTCTCACCGGCACCCGCCTCGTGGGCAAGTTGCAACGGCCGCCCCACCTGCAAAACGGAGCGCAGCGCCGGGGCGAGCGCAATGCCACCACCGCCCGCGACCAGACCGAGGTGCTGCGCGCCCTGACGGCCGGCGAGTGGCTGGACCCCGAGCACACGGCGCTGGCGCTGGACATTCTGGCGCGTCAGCAGTACCGCGACATCATCGGCCGCCGGGTCCCGCGTGACGACCAGGGCGAGCTGCGTTACCGGGTAGCCAGCAAAAGCGGCGAGCTGCTAGGCGTTCGCCATGATGTGGGGCTGCTCTGGACGCCCCGGCCCCTGGTGGTGGCGCTGCTTTCCCGCAGCGGCGCCGACCCCCGCGAACATCCCGAAAACCGCGACGTGGTGGCCCTGGCCGACGCCCTCTGGCCCCTCCTGGCGGAACTGGGGCAGGCAGGCCAGGAGGGGGACATTTAA
- a CDS encoding c-type cytochrome — protein sequence MERNDAVMPWVAIVCAAIMWIILLFLFNKETAPKPVVADPALVASISKEWPTLGKETYGTCAGCHGAQGQGAVGPALAGNAKIVKDPAYVYNIITKGKGGMPAQTQLNENQVYAVANYVLHSWGNNIEEPLTPATVQASQTKIDPAVLKNRSRIVPEDLKLPEIFLATFVMVLLTYGLIGLYSVWAEGQELHPGIHKVRSTPLATLGIITTLGLTVLFSILFVRQMVTDFAGWAAKEPVMPNVTMEGFYAAMILLMLAASIALYKKFFMDGEVLVEDASGEFPW from the coding sequence GTGGAAAGAAACGACGCTGTCATGCCCTGGGTCGCCATCGTGTGTGCGGCCATCATGTGGATTATCCTGCTGTTCTTGTTCAACAAGGAAACGGCCCCCAAGCCAGTGGTTGCTGACCCGGCCCTGGTTGCCAGCATCAGCAAGGAATGGCCTACACTCGGCAAAGAGACGTACGGCACCTGCGCCGGCTGTCACGGCGCTCAGGGTCAGGGGGCCGTGGGCCCCGCACTGGCAGGCAACGCCAAGATTGTCAAAGATCCAGCGTATGTCTACAACATCATCACCAAGGGGAAGGGTGGCATGCCTGCCCAGACCCAGCTGAATGAGAACCAGGTGTATGCGGTTGCCAACTACGTCTTGCATTCCTGGGGCAACAACATTGAAGAGCCCCTGACCCCGGCGACTGTGCAGGCCAGCCAGACCAAGATTGATCCGGCTGTGCTGAAAAACCGTAGCCGCATTGTCCCCGAAGACCTCAAGTTGCCCGAAATCTTCCTGGCCACCTTCGTGATGGTGCTGCTCACGTACGGCTTGATCGGGCTGTACAGCGTCTGGGCTGAAGGTCAGGAGCTCCACCCCGGCATTCACAAGGTGCGCTCCACCCCGCTGGCGACCCTGGGCATCATCACCACCCTGGGCCTGACCGTGCTGTTCAGCATTCTCTTCGTGCGCCAGATGGTCACCGACTTTGCGGGCTGGGCGGCCAAAGAGCCGGTGATGCCCAACGTGACGATGGAAGGCTTCTACGCCGCCATGATCCTGCTGATGCTGGCCGCCAGCATCGCGCTCTACAAGAAATTCTTCATGGACGGCGAAGTGCTGGTCGAAGACGCCAGCGGCGAATTCCCCTGGTAA
- a CDS encoding QcrA and Rieske domain-containing protein, producing MTRYKKQDPEITRRRFVNAAMGGAAAVGTLGLVSALGGAKPVLRITPDKAPPRKGDILVHAGAGKEGQPILVSEVGEKAVSAWPMGKDKDGNMVIRKAEPNNQMAVFRFDKDKFKVPEEGGHSPVVLKLEGITDNGIVAYSNKCTHAGCPPPNDPKDITKLFCGCHSGQYDLLQGCKVIGGPPPRSMPQVPIKIENNQLVVTETFVTAPFGFLNEADWEAYLKRVEEVLG from the coding sequence ATGACCCGTTACAAGAAACAAGACCCGGAAATCACGCGCCGCCGCTTCGTCAACGCGGCAATGGGCGGCGCGGCGGCGGTGGGCACCCTGGGGCTGGTCAGCGCTTTGGGCGGGGCCAAACCCGTCTTGCGCATCACGCCTGACAAGGCGCCTCCCCGTAAAGGCGACATTCTGGTCCACGCCGGTGCAGGCAAGGAAGGCCAACCCATCCTGGTCTCCGAGGTTGGAGAAAAGGCCGTGTCTGCTTGGCCAATGGGCAAGGACAAAGACGGCAACATGGTGATCCGAAAGGCTGAACCGAACAACCAGATGGCCGTCTTCCGCTTCGACAAGGACAAATTTAAGGTGCCCGAAGAGGGTGGTCACTCGCCGGTGGTTCTGAAGCTTGAGGGCATCACAGACAACGGAATTGTGGCCTACTCCAACAAATGCACCCACGCGGGCTGCCCACCACCCAATGATCCCAAGGACATCACCAAGCTGTTCTGTGGGTGTCATTCCGGGCAGTACGATCTGCTGCAGGGCTGCAAAGTGATCGGGGGACCGCCTCCGCGTTCCATGCCCCAGGTGCCTATCAAGATTGAGAACAATCAACTGGTGGTCACCGAAACGTTCGTAACGGCCCCGTTCGGATTTCTGAATGAAGCAGATTGGGAAGCTTACCTGAAGCGGGTAGAGGAGGTCCTTGGATGA